The following proteins are co-located in the Plasmodium vinckei vinckei genome assembly, chromosome: PVVCY_11 genome:
- a CDS encoding kinetochore protein NDC80, putative translates to MNNHSVYKFNPTLSVFNNNANLNNSIYISADKKSKSRTSLNTLSFYKPNASVYVKKIDKTDKKDNVKTLIRYLGWKNYSGTISPNLFKNPSMTDLINIWNFIFKHVDPLIEVNKDNYGEVVLSFYRDIGYPYTISKSTLVAPTTGLQYNTHLSALAWLCQLLIFEAECFNDINEEKDVNILYDFNEDSEIKMEDFILHSYKSYINKEGTNIKDMLNAKLEKELERLENDIETKHEDIHEKRKKIEEIKSNMKENDELIKRNKVLREENIKIKSLHTNSLEETIKLEKDIEICKKANQDEKNKTEEILNEINKIKETLQKQTLNKAQFIQMNENIDKNKEKIENIKNEIKSLNNEHPILSEKLNNRNNDLKKLAKSVNDKLTEILEILNIYNNLSQSNWNSINTISINIDALTIDTMLNVKWKENKKNIKSYIEKDKKELANSINAVEENENQIKTIENDIEQVKDCIYDLEESIKKTNENINNFINDSNNKFNQIIRQNEETLEEAQNKQNEADEMFKDVIASKEDKINTLNKIKMENEQIFKEKLSTLQKACSVLIELKSYSKSYISIVLDEKKKELELYKNLHQSVTE, encoded by the exons AAATacattatcattttataaacCAAATGCGTCTGTATATGTAAAGAAGATTGATAAAACTGATAAAAAAGACAATGTAAAAACATTAATTCGATATTTAGGATGGAAAAATTATAGCGGTACAATATCACCAAATTTATTCAAGAACCCAAGTATGActgatttaataaatatatggaattttatatttaaacatGTTGATCCATTAATAGAAgtaaataaagataattaTGGAGAAGTAGTATTAAGTTTTTATAGAGATATTGGATATCCATATACAATATCTAAATCTACTTTGGTGGCACCAACTACTGGTTTGCAATATAATACACATTTATCTGCCTTAGCTTGGTTATGCCAATTGTTAATCTTCGAAGCAGAATGctttaatgatataaacGAAGAAAAGGAtgtaaacattttataCGATTTTAATGAAGATTCTGAAATCAAAATGGAAGATTTCATTTTACACAGTTATAAGtcatacataaataaagagGGAACAAATATTAAGGATATGCTTAATGCTaaattagaaaaagaaTTAGAAAGACTTGAAAATGATATCGAAACAAAACATGAGGATATCCAtgaaaagagaaaaaaaatcgaaGAAATCAAAAGTAATatgaaagaaaatgatgagttaattaaaagaaataaagtCTTAcgtgaagaaaatataaaaataaaatcttTACATACAAATAGTTTAGAAgaaacaataaaattagaaaaagatattgaaatttgtaaaaaagcTAATcaagatgaaaaaaataaaacagaaGAAATactaaatgaaataaataaaataaaagaaacattacaaaaacaaactttaaataaagcacaatttatacaaatgaatgaaaatatagataaaaataaagaaaaaattgaaaatataaaaaatgaaattaaatcattaaataatgaacaTCCAATTTTAagtgaaaaattaaataatagaaataatgatttaaaaaaactagCCAAAAGtgtaaatgataaattaacagaaattttagaaattttaaatatatacaataatttATCTCAATCTAATTGGAATAGTATTAATACAAttagtataaatatagatgCCTTAACAATTGATACTATGCTTAATGTTAAAtggaaagaaaataaaaaaaatattaaatcatatattgaaaaagataaaaaagagCTAGCTAATTCAATAAATGCTgttgaagaaaatgaaaaccaAATTAAAACAATCGAAAATGATATAGAACAAGTAAAAGATTGTATATATGATCTAGAAGAATCAATTAAAAAgacaaatgaaaatataaacaattttataaatgacTCCAATAATAAGTTCAACCAAATTATCCGCCAAAACGAG gaAACGCTCGAAGAGGCCCAGAACAAGCAG AATGAAGCAGATGAAATGTTTAAAGATGTGATTGCCTCTAaagaagataaaataaatacccttaacaaaatcaaaatggaaaacgagcaaatatttaaagaaaaattatcgACACTTCAAAAG GCATGCTCAGTATTGATAGAACTAAAAAGTTACAGCAAGTCCTATATTTCGAT agttttagacgaaaaaaaaaaggagttggaattgtataaaaatttacatcAAAGTGTAACAGAATAa
- a CDS encoding TRAP-like protein, putative, whose translation MKYTNWRTFYCIIYFLLAYSFCENKSLIDKVTTKGDLDLVILLDTGHDKNGITNNLGSVSSNTKRFNGILNNIVELSNKLLVENNNRNIKISFITYGNLHVQTKGIVTNNPTSNEPENKKDASVQNGSLKNASVQNETSLVPTTKLEEFIKTVLKTKIDETNENVIESNHLKALNYVGLKHFYNSNENTTKLIIMFINTDGNTYDEETNLDIINNLFDIKKITLNIITKIQYLSYCHYINSLGSNTNELLRCIIKNSYNNNNMLANTLVKIYKDIPVDAVCSDWDDWTACTTTCDVGVTYRRRTTIVNIKNPIKGLYKRKGKNCSQKMNYIINECFYKSCDNSLDVCDQEMDITLLVDDSSIIYSQNTWLKYFITPIRKMISQFNMDNNLINISISSFSNQVYNWFDFTSPLVSNRNKLLTFLTNWRYNLGGPTKDIIGALNFINNNNILNSNINRQNAKKVLIIINTGDIHHNNYNDIIKKISDNYNLDIYSICLKNKNEQNCSALSIDSNYILGNQKKKFFYSFEDMGGFSDNLTLIQKNICSNSSYVHDSNYKEVEDTPMEEEAGREENDKLESEAKKTIVNTELETVHDHNVESDNLVTVSNSPKLKIKQTHRPFKRNSMNKKLIKNNVMLKSVNNLDKIGKVDDIDIKYDDSLDSPLKKYKSDSFINNAGKNNKKKPMHSFVKKLLKILYRQKKKYSIKKINLNDKNKLNLFMKNLKDDLNNNNDDDEKNSTIMFKQVEGDFNNLLAEILRNSIKNENTDLNEEGEESTSSTYNKNGQRSLNDEIESSHSNLFDSIDTEPYWESEINLKNYLHSTDNDEFNKVKKSKKLMFPSLPTPINNSNAKNGHAGRNPEISDEDKEEPMTSDIIESEETEKKDNINISPGPQKITFGIKKNAKYISKYDIIKKFRDKGNIKIDSISFDPDKDNEAEKNENNKNIENKQVINYEQTMPENIATLEDVVKSNNNFIKTEHQERTLYELKSKVEDWKNKHLEWDMDMSKAWRNSKGIESYIEHDNDDNNNQKNNRHYGYKYAASFFITIVLLLAISAYYTTYKKNKITPANIPEEFIVGHPKKTENYEDQTIAINYNDNSPWQ comes from the coding sequence atgaaatatacaaattggAGAACCTTTTATtgtatcatatattttttgttagcATATTCTTTCtgtgaaaataaatcattaaTTGATAAGGTCACAACAAAAGGAGATTTAGATCTTGTTATATTACTAGACACAGGacatgataaaaatggaattacaaataatttaggATCAGTATCTAGTAATACTAAACGCTTTAATGGCATTCTTAATAACATCGTTGAACTGTCTAACAAATTATTagttgaaaataataatcgaAACATCAAAATTAGTTTCATAACATATGGTAATTTACACGTGCAAACAAAAGGAATAGTAACAAACAATCCAACCAGCAATGAGcctgaaaataaaaaagatgcATCCGTGCAAAATGGATCACTAAAAAATGCTTCTGTACAAAATGAAACTTCTTTGGTGCCCACTACAAAACTAGAGGAGTTCATAAAAACCGTtctaaaaacaaaaatagatgaaacaaatgaaaatgtgATTGAATCAAATCATTTAAAGGCATTAAATTATGTAGGactaaaacatttttataattcaaatgaaaatacaacaaaacttattattatgtttattaaTACGGATGGTAATACATATGATGAAGAAACAAATTtagatataattaataatctATTtgacattaaaaaaataacattaaatattattacaaaaatacaatatttatcttattgtcattatataaatagtttaGGATCAAATAcaaatgaattattaagatgtataattaaaaattcatataataataataatatgttagCAAATACTTtggtaaaaatatataaagatattCCTGTAGATGCAGTTTGTAGTGATTGGGATGATTGGACTGCATGTACTACTACATGTGATGTAGGTGTTACTTATAGACGAAGAACAACCATAGTAAATATTAAGAACCCAATAAAAggattatataaaagaaaaggaaaaaattgttcacaaaaaatgaattatataataaatgaatgtttttataaaagttGTGATAATTCATTAGATGTATGTGATCAAGAAATGGATATAACATTACTTGTTGATGATTCatctattatttattcacAAAATACATGgctaaaatattttataactcCAATTCGAAAAATGATCTCTCAATTTAATATGGATAATAacttaattaatatttcaatttcttctttttcaaaTCAAGTATATAATTGGTTTGATTTTACATCACCTTTAGTATCAAAcagaaataaattattaacatttttgaCAAACTGGCGATATAATTTAGGTGGGCCAACGAAGGATATTATAGGtgctttaaattttataaataataataatatattaaattcaaatataaatagacaaaatgcaaaaaaagttttaataattattaacacTGGAGATATTcatcataataattataatgatataattaaaaaaattagtgataattataatttagatatttattctatttgtcttaaaaataaaaatgaacaaaattgTTCTGCTTTAAGTATTGATAGTAACTATATTTTAGGgaaccaaaaaaaaaaattcttcTACTCCTTTGAAGATATGGGAGGCTTTAGTGATAACCTGACTttgatacaaaaaaatatttgctCAAACTCGAGTTATGTCCATGACTCCAATTACAAGGAAGTGGAGGATACCCCTATGGAGGAAGAAGCAGGAAGGGAAGAAAATGACAAGCTTGAAAGTGAGGCGAAGAAAACTATTGTAAATACTGAACTCGAAACTGTGCATGATCATAATGTAGAAAGTGACAACCTTGTAACCGTGTCAAACTCACCCAAATTGAAAATCAAACAAACACATAGAccatttaaaagaaatagcatgaataaaaaattaataaaaaataatgtaatgTTAAAATCGGTGAATAATTTAGATAAAATAGGAAAAGTCGATGATATAGatattaaatatgatgATTCATTGGATAGtccattaaaaaaatataaatccgattcttttattaacaatgcaggtaaaaataataaaaaaaaaccaaTGCATTCATTTGTTaagaaattattaaaaatattatatcgtcaaaaaaaaaaatattctataaaaaaaattaatttaaatgataaaaataaattaaatttatttatgaaaaatttaaaagatgatttaaataataataatgatgatgatgaaaaaaatagtacaATCATGTTTAAACAAGTAGAAGGTGATTTTAATAATCTTCTTGCAGAAATTTTGCGTAAttctattaaaaatgaaaacacTGATTTAAATGAGGAAGGAGAAGAATCTACTAGTTCAacttataataaaaatggtcAACGATCTTTAAACGATGAAATCGAGTCATCAcattcaaatttatttgatagTATCGATACAGAACCCTATTGGGAATCtgaaattaatttaaaaaattatttacattcTACTGATAATGATGAGTTTAATAAAGtgaaaaaatcaaaaaaattgatgTTCCCTTCTTTACCCACCCcaattaataatagtaatgcAAAAAATGGTCATGCAGGTAGAAACCCTGAAATTTCTGATGAAGATAAAGAAGAACCCATGACTAGCGATATAATAGAATCGGAAGAAACTGAAAAGAAAgataacataaatatttcaccAGGTCCCCAAAAAATAACTTttggaataaaaaaaaatgcaaaatatatttctaaatatgatataattaaaaagtttagagataaaggaaatataaaaatagactCCATATCATTTGATCCAGATAAAGATAATGAAGcggaaaaaaatgaaaataataaaaatatagaaaataagcaggttataaattatgaGCAAACAATGCCTGAAAATATAGCAACTTTAGAAGATGTTgtaaaaagtaataataattttataaagacCGAACATCAAGAGAGAACCCTATATGAACTAAAAAGTAAAGTTGAAGAttggaaaaataaacatttaGAATGGGACATGGATATGAGTAAAGCATGGAGAAATAGTAAAGGTATTGAATCATATATTGAGCATGATAAcgatgataataataatcaaaaaaacaatCGTCATTATGGTTATAAATATGCTgcctctttttttataacaatagttttattattagctATATCTGCATATTAtacaacatataaaaaaaataaaataactcCAGCTAATATCCCAGAAGAATTCATAGTAGGTCACCCTAAAAAAACGGAAAATTATGAAGACCAAACTATAGCCATAAATTACAACGACAACTCTCCATGGCAgtga